The following proteins come from a genomic window of Acinetobacter baumannii:
- a CDS encoding helix-turn-helix domain-containing protein translates to MDIGEVSKKAKVTTATLRFYEEKGLIKSIGRQGLRRQYGKQVLDQLALIALGRAAGFSLNEIATMFGQDGKPDLDRQKLKDKAEQLEQMAKRLHFISQGLEHAAVCPAENHMECPTFQKFLKAAIAGEYQPTKL, encoded by the coding sequence ATGGATATTGGTGAAGTTTCTAAAAAGGCAAAAGTCACAACCGCTACACTACGTTTTTATGAAGAGAAAGGACTAATTAAATCGATAGGGCGGCAAGGTTTGCGTCGGCAGTATGGTAAGCAGGTGCTTGATCAACTGGCACTTATTGCTTTAGGACGTGCTGCAGGTTTTTCTTTAAATGAAATTGCTACAATGTTTGGGCAAGATGGTAAGCCTGATCTTGACCGTCAAAAACTAAAAGATAAAGCTGAACAATTAGAGCAAATGGCAAAGCGATTGCATTTTATCAGCCAGGGATTAGAACACGCTGCTGTATGTCCTGCTGAAAATCATATGGAATGTCCCACTTTCCAAAAATTTTTAAAAGCAGCAATTGCTGGAGAATATCAGCCAACAAAACTTTAA
- a CDS encoding DUF2938 domain-containing protein — translation MNTSTLFFQALCLGIGATIVLDIWLLILKIFNVPTLNFAFLGRWVGWIFQGKLVHQSIAKSPPMKGEYLLGWIAHYSVGIIFALSFLLIVGSTWLDHPQFYSALLFGLVTVLIPFFIMQPAMGSGFASSKTPHPFLNCLKSLLNHSVFGCGLYLTAKLFQI, via the coding sequence ATGAATACCTCCACTCTGTTCTTTCAAGCTTTATGTCTTGGTATTGGTGCAACCATCGTTCTGGATATATGGCTATTAATACTAAAAATATTTAATGTCCCGACTTTAAACTTTGCCTTTCTTGGACGTTGGGTGGGCTGGATATTTCAAGGAAAACTTGTCCATCAATCTATTGCTAAAAGTCCTCCAATGAAGGGGGAATATTTATTAGGCTGGATTGCTCACTATAGTGTCGGAATTATCTTCGCATTGAGCTTTCTTTTAATTGTAGGTTCGACTTGGCTCGACCACCCTCAGTTTTACTCAGCACTACTGTTTGGTTTGGTCACCGTTCTTATTCCTTTTTTTATTATGCAACCAGCTATGGGTAGTGGTTTTGCCTCATCAAAAACACCTCATCCTTTTTTGAACTGTCTGAAAAGTTTGCTGAACCATAGTGTTTTTGGCTGTGGTTTATATCTCACTGCAAAACTATTTCAAATTTAA
- a CDS encoding lytic transglycosylase domain-containing protein, which translates to MKFDYWFCILLTSSLAQDHFAPSQLQRLSLKFFIIALMTIMTGCTSLGPNSGSFSWRSSKLSSGLQKAYSVPPSTANRLSPMIIQSADRYNVPPLLLAAVIRQESSYNSNARSPTGAIGLTQIIPSYWQQTCAGNLYDESTNIQCGAYILNHYYQTADSWFKATAYYNVGPTGYERSFWTRHKAKKYARSVKRHQKTLKSAL; encoded by the coding sequence TTGAAATTTGATTATTGGTTTTGTATTTTGCTTACCTCATCTTTAGCTCAAGATCATTTTGCACCATCACAATTACAGCGCCTTAGTCTCAAATTTTTTATTATTGCGTTGATGACAATAATGACGGGATGTACAAGTTTAGGCCCTAATAGCGGTTCATTTTCTTGGCGCTCAAGTAAGCTTTCGTCTGGCTTACAAAAAGCTTATTCCGTTCCGCCAAGTACAGCAAATCGCCTATCTCCAATGATTATTCAAAGCGCTGATAGATATAATGTTCCACCGCTTTTATTGGCAGCCGTGATCAGGCAAGAGTCTAGCTATAATAGTAATGCTCGCTCTCCCACCGGGGCTATTGGGTTAACACAAATTATTCCCAGTTATTGGCAACAAACTTGTGCTGGTAACTTGTATGATGAATCTACCAACATCCAATGTGGTGCTTATATTTTAAATCATTACTATCAGACAGCAGATAGCTGGTTCAAAGCGACAGCATATTATAATGTTGGTCCAACAGGATATGAACGAAGTTTCTGGACACGCCACAAAGCAAAAAAATATGCTCGATCTGTGAAACGTCATCAGAAAACTTTAAAAAGTGCTTTATAA
- a CDS encoding esterase-like activity of phytase family protein codes for MSKKTLIALLCCASLGLTACNDDNDQDQTSPTENVTEPTLISFAKLPVETYAAGPDSGAYVKGANGIYPPFKGQPVQGFSAALKNEDGSYMAMADNGFGTQDNSSDFLLRIYKIKPDFKTKTKGTGQVTVQSFIQLRDPNKLIPFNIINGNTPERLLTGADFDPESMQRTSDGTYWIGDEFGPYLLHFSADGVLLDAPIPLPNPLNPTQELRSPQNQFNKAQINFVEPLVQQSGGFEGMAISPDGQYLYPLIEKPIKSIRETERQLLISQFDIKKKAYTGKYYWFQLDSKATNIGDFQLFNNNEGIIIERDATQNNLGGYKKLIRIKLIESGQLVSREDLVDLIKIANPNMLYGTARAGDISTGQVFAFPFETIEDVIIENGTTLTVFNDNNFPGSTGRNAKLADDNEIIQIRLPKALF; via the coding sequence ATGAGCAAAAAAACTTTAATCGCATTATTATGCTGTGCCAGTTTAGGATTGACGGCATGTAACGATGATAACGATCAAGATCAAACTTCGCCTACTGAAAACGTTACCGAACCAACTCTAATTTCTTTTGCTAAGTTACCTGTAGAAACTTATGCTGCTGGACCAGACTCAGGGGCATATGTGAAAGGTGCAAATGGAATTTATCCTCCGTTTAAAGGTCAACCTGTACAGGGATTTTCTGCTGCATTAAAAAATGAAGATGGCAGTTATATGGCAATGGCCGATAACGGTTTTGGGACTCAAGATAATTCATCAGACTTTTTACTTCGTATTTATAAAATAAAGCCTGATTTCAAAACTAAAACTAAAGGCACCGGTCAAGTTACTGTACAAAGTTTTATCCAACTGCGTGATCCGAATAAATTAATTCCATTTAATATCATCAATGGTAATACGCCTGAGCGTTTATTAACGGGTGCTGATTTTGACCCAGAGTCGATGCAGCGTACTAGTGATGGGACTTACTGGATTGGAGATGAATTTGGTCCATACTTACTCCATTTCTCAGCAGATGGTGTACTTTTAGACGCTCCGATTCCTTTACCAAATCCATTAAATCCAACTCAAGAATTACGTTCACCACAAAATCAATTTAATAAAGCACAAATTAATTTTGTGGAACCTCTTGTTCAACAAAGTGGCGGTTTTGAAGGAATGGCGATTTCACCAGATGGACAATATCTCTATCCGCTTATAGAAAAGCCAATTAAATCAATTCGGGAAACAGAAAGACAACTGTTGATTTCCCAATTCGATATTAAGAAAAAAGCGTATACAGGAAAATATTATTGGTTCCAGTTAGACAGTAAAGCAACCAATATTGGTGATTTCCAACTTTTTAATAATAATGAGGGTATTATTATTGAACGTGATGCCACGCAGAATAATTTAGGCGGCTATAAAAAATTAATTCGTATTAAATTAATTGAGTCAGGCCAGCTGGTCAGCCGCGAAGACTTAGTCGATTTAATTAAAATTGCTAACCCGAATATGTTGTATGGCACAGCTAGAGCAGGGGATATTAGTACGGGACAGGTTTTTGCCTTCCCATTTGAAACCATTGAAGATGTAATTATTGAAAATGGTACAACACTGACGGTTTTCAATGATAATAACTTCCCTGGGTCGACGGGACGTAATGCAAAGTTGGCCGATGATAACGAGATTATTCAGATTCGTTTACCAAAAGCTCTCTTCTAA
- a CDS encoding flavodoxin family protein — MKTVAIIYHSRQGHTQFIAQQIQIGVLSHHNIKADLLNAEDLIERSGILIQYDGLIWGSPTYLGGVSSKLKQLMDATGPLWKKQSFKGKLAAGFTVSSLPAGDKQSTLISIFTFCMQHGMLWVGNPILPEQHQGVAYTQAANRLGSWSGLMAQAEHASNADGFDEGDIKTAQQFGENFALTLNAYQGT, encoded by the coding sequence ATGAAAACTGTTGCCATTATTTACCATAGCCGCCAAGGCCATACTCAATTTATTGCTCAGCAAATTCAAATTGGCGTCTTGAGCCATCACAATATTAAAGCAGATTTACTCAATGCCGAGGATCTTATCGAGCGCTCAGGAATTCTTATCCAATATGACGGATTAATTTGGGGATCTCCCACTTATTTAGGTGGTGTATCTTCCAAGTTAAAACAGCTCATGGATGCAACTGGTCCATTATGGAAAAAACAAAGTTTTAAAGGAAAATTAGCGGCTGGGTTTACCGTTTCATCTCTTCCTGCTGGTGATAAACAATCCACACTAATTTCAATTTTTACTTTTTGCATGCAACACGGCATGTTATGGGTAGGTAACCCAATTCTACCAGAACAGCATCAAGGTGTTGCCTATACACAAGCAGCTAACCGACTCGGTTCATGGTCAGGTTTAATGGCTCAGGCTGAACATGCTAGTAATGCAGATGGTTTTGATGAAGGAGATATTAAAACTGCTCAACAATTTGGTGAAAATTTTGCATTGACCTTAAATGCTTATCAAGGGACTTAA